Genomic segment of Verrucomicrobiota bacterium:
CACCCGTCAGCGCGCCGCCAAATCCTGACACCCTGTCAAAAACCTGGAAATCCCCATCAGGCCGCCAAACCCGCGTCAACATTGGCGATTACGCCCCAAATTGTCCAAAATCGCCACGACCTATGATATATCCGGGCTAGGTGGATGCCTTTACCCTGGCAGCACCCTTGCCCGTTGAACCTGCCATGCCCCTTTGAAGACACGCTCTGAAGTGGCGTGAACGCCGAGCTCCGGCGCTCCCGCGCGCATCACCGACAATCTGTGGATGCACCGCCCCCCTTACTCACCCGCCACCCGGCACGGCGGTCATGCCCCGCCGATGCTCATTTCCCTCAGGGCTTGCCCCCGGGTGGCACCGGCGGACGGAATCCGAGTCGTTGCCGGATTTCTTGTTCCGCCGCGCTCAATGTCTTGCCGGGTTCCGCGGCCAAACCCGCCGCCAAACCCGTCACGTAGGCCGTCGAATAGGAAGTCCCGGTCCCAAGATAGGACCGATTGTTGAACTGAACCACTCCCGCGCCAGGCGCGAGAACATCCACAAAATCACCCCGATTGGCATAACCCGCGAGCCGTCCTGATCGATCACCCGCCGTGACAGCCACCACTTCGGGGTACGCTGCCGGGTAAGTCGGAAGTGTGACCGGCTCGTTGCCGGCTGCACCGAAGAAAAGAACCCCCTGGCGATGCCCCTGTTGGACGATCTGCCTCAACAAAGCGCTGTCGGTGTAGCTGCCCAAACTCATGTTCACCAGGGTGGCGCCTTCCTTGATCGCCGTGTACACGCCGCGCGCCACATCAAAGGTCGAAGTTTCTTCTTTTGCCCCATAGACATCGATGGGAAGAATGCGAACCGGAGTACCTTTTCCCGATTCATCCACCATGGAAACGCCCCTGAGAATGGTCTCGGCCATGGAAGTTCCGTGGCTGGGTTCACGCGACAACCCCGCTGGCTCGGAGGCGACCGTCATGCCCGGCAAAAGGAAATCCTTCAAGGCGGTCCCTTGGCTTTGCACGGACGTATCGACAAGACCAATAATAATTTTGGACCCGTCGGGATTGACCCTGGGCTTGAGGTTGAGAGGGGGCGTGGAACTGGAACTGAGAAGTTCCGGTTTGCGCGGGTTGGGAATGCTATAGTTCGACTCCACGGAAGCTACGCTTTCATCTGCTTCCAACTTGGATCTCGCTTCGAGCGCCGCCTTCTCATCTTCGAATCGAAGTCGGTAAGCGTCGAGCCCTTCGATTTTGCCCGCGACTTTGGCACCCAGCAACTTCGCCCATTCCTCGATCCGGCCGCCCTGTCCCGGCTTCAGCGCCACCACCAGTTCATTGGGAATTCGACCCCGGTTCTTTTCGTCCGGCTTTTCGGCCTGGATTTCGACCGGAGCCAGCCGGGCGGTGGCTTCTTGCACCGTGGTCCGATACACATACAGCGTGGCGGAATGGCCCGACTGCGGCGTGAGGGCGTAATTGAGACTCGAGGTCAGGCGCGGCAACGCTTCACTGGGAATCAAGCGTTGAAATCGGGTGCTGACTGGAATCTCCGCTCCAGGCTCAAAGAACACCTCCCAGCCCGTGGCATTGGCCAAGAGCTGCAACGTCTCCCGAAGTGGCAACTTATCCACATCTGCGGAAAGCCGCTCAGTCACGCGGTCGAAATCAACGCGGGCCCCAGCCTTGGTGCTTGAGGTGCGGGCCATCTTGGAACGATCAGGAATTGGGAACGGTTCAGCAGACTGCCCGTGGAGACTTAAAGCCGTTCCCAAGGCAAGCCACCCTCCCATCAGGAGCACTCGGAGGCGGCGCCATTCTGGCATGAAAAGGTAAACCCCGTCATAACGCGTTGGTTGCGTCATGGTTTCGCCTTGCGAGCAGCGCCGTCCCTGGTTTAGCATGCGCGAACACTATGGCAGCGATTGGCCGATTTCAAAAGGGCGATGACATATTTTACGCCAAAGTCGTGGATGGCGAACTCTTCAAACTGCACGGGGACGTGTTTGGATCTCCGTCCTACGATCGCAAACCGGTCGCCATCAAAGGGGTAAAGACGCTCACTCCGGTCGCCCCCTCAAAAGTGATCGCGGTGGGGCTCAATTACGCCGATCACGCTCGCGAGAGCGGCAAACCCCTGCCGAAAGAACCCCTCTTCTGGTTGAAAGCCCCGACCAGTCTGATCCCGGATGGCGCGAAAATCGAAGTTCCGTTTCCTGCTCATCGCACGGATTATGAAGCCGAATTGGCGGTGGTGATTGGACGCCGGATGCGCAACGTGACGGCAGCGGCGGCGGCTCGATACATTTTCGGATACACCTCGGCCCAGGATGTCAGCGACCGGACGATCCAAGCCTCGGAAAGTCAATGGGCCAGAGCCAAGTCCTTCGACACTTTCACTCCCTTGGGCCCGTACGTGGAGACCAAAATCGACCCGCACGATCTGACCATTCAGCTGTTCCAAAATGGCCAGCTCCGCCAGAACTCCAATACGAGCCAGCTCATTTTCAACTGTTTTGAGTTGGTCAGTTTTGTCTCCACCAACATGACCCTCCTGCCGGGGGACGTCATTCTGACCGGCACACCCAGCGGCGTGGGACCGATCGAATCAGGGGACCGACTCGAAGTCCGCATCCAGGGATTGGCTCCCCTGGTGAATACGGTGAAGTAAGCGGAGATTCGGTCGGCGGCGGAACTCGAACTATTTCGCATCGATCGCCAGCTTTCGCCGTTCCAGAGTCGTCGACTCTGACCGGGCCAGCTGGGACACGGCTTTGTTATAAGAGGCGAGCGCGTTGATCTCCAGGGAGCGGGAACGGGTCAGATCGCGTTGGTAAAGCAGGACCTGGTAGGAGGTGGTTTTGCCATTTTCAAGTTTCTTCTGTTCGGCATCCAAGGCAGCCTCGGCGAAGGCGCGCGCTTGCTTGCGAGCTTCCACGGCTTCCAGATTGGCCTGCGCCTGTTTGATCGCATCGTCGATCTCCACCATGATGTTTTGTTCCAGGCTCTTGAGCCGAAGCAGCAATTGCTCCATTTCAGCTTTGGATGAGCGATAAGCGTTGCGGGCGGCGCGATTGCCAAGCGGCACGCTCAACACCGCTCCATAACTGGAGATCGGCGCGGAACGATTCGCAATGTCACTGAAAGCACCGCTGTATTCCGGTTTGGATCCGTTGTAGCCATAGGTGCCGAACAAATCCAACGAGGGAAAGAGCTGGTTCTTTTGGTATTTGATCGTGATGCCTTGATTCTCCACATCCAGCTTGGACTGCAAAAGCTCGGGGCGATTCGCCAGACCCTTTTGCCAGCTGTCCAGGCGGTTGAATGGCTCGGGGACGGCCTTCAAGGCCTCAGTCGGTTCGAGGGTGGCATCCTGCCACTTCGAAAAATCGTCGCTCAGCAGTTGCTTGAGGGTATTCTGCGCGAAAGAGAGCCGGTTCCGCGCGTCCACCAAGCTCGCTTTCGACGCCGCCACGTCGGATTCCGCGGCCTTTTCATCCAACGGCGCCAACGCCCCGACCTCGACCCGTTTCTTATTTTCGGCCAGGAGCCTCTCGGCGAGTTTCAACGCCTGATCCTGCACTTTGACCTCCTCGAAGGCGGCGATCAAATCGTAATACGCCAATTCCACGGAGGTGACGGTGTTGATGATCTGTTGCCGCACCTGCTGCTGCGATCGTCGCACATTCCGCTTGCCGATCTGAATATTGAGCCGGGTCCGGTCGATCCAGAAGTTCCTCAGCAAGGGTTGGCGCATTTGGATCGAAACCACACCATTGGCATTCTCGAAAGGAAACCCCGCGCCCGTTAGGCCTTCGGTCTCCTGCATGCGGCCCTGCAGCGTATAGCTGAATCCGGTGGGGAGAATTCCGCCGAGCGTCGCATTGAACGCCTCCGTCCCTGACGAAGTGCCGGGGACGACCCGGTTTTGCGCGTCCAGGGTCGTGGGTGACGTGTTGTCGCTGTGCGACCCGCTTAGCGACAGATCGGGCTCGTAGTCGGCGTACAAGGCGTCCAGGTTGTATTGCGCGATGCTCGGGTTGACCTTGACGATGCGAATGTCGAGGTTGTGTTGCAGCGCGAGTTGAATGCACTGATCGAGCGTCACCTGGCGGGAGCTTTCGGCCCCGCTCACCTCCCGAGCGAGCCCCAAGATCAAGGTCGTGAAGAATAGAATCGTCCGGCTGCGTTGCATAAGTGTTTTGATGCTGATGGATGCCCCCCCGCCACGTCAAACGGAAGCGCTCAGGGAAATGACACGGATGCCATGGCACGGGTTACAAAGGTGAATGGCATGGACGAACCCAAAGCGCCGGGCATTCACCCCGAGTCTTCGCGCTCTCCGATCTCGACCTCACCGGGGGGGAGGGAGCAAGCGGTTCCAAATCCGAGCCGCCGCGGAGTTCTCTTTCAACCATGAATCAATTTTCCAGGCCCGCCAGTTTTCGGATGCGTCCGCCGAGTTTCAAAAAGCGCGCCAGCACGGGCGTAGGCCAGGCGCGAATCTGGGCGTACCAACCCGAGGTGGTTTCAAAAAAATCCGTCAGTTCCCGCAGTTTTTCACGGGTGTGGGCTGAGCCCGCCTTGTCGGCTTCGGCTTCGGCGAGGCATTCCCGGAGCGTCGCGAGCGTGGGATCGATCTCGCGCTTCTTGCGCTCGTCCAGCACGGTTCGGAACAGCTCCCAGACGTCCTTGAGGCTTTCGTAGTGGTCGCGGGAGTCGCCCAGAATATGAACGCGCTTGATGATGCCCCAGCCGAGCAGTTCCTTCAGGCTGTTGCTCACGTTCGATCGGGCCACGCCGAGGGTATCCGCAATGATCTCTGCGGGCTGAGGCTGGGCGGACAGGAACAGCAACGCGTGGATTTGGGCCACCGTTCGATTGACGCCCCAGCGGGTGCCCATCTCGCCCCAATGCAAGATGAACTTCTGTTGAACAGGAGAAAGCGGAGTCATATTGCGTTCGACATTTCTGTCTGTACAGAAACTACAAAAAGAAACGTCGGGGCGCAAGTTTTGGCCTTCCCGGCGTCACCTCTCCAACACGATCCCGACGGGGCAATGGTCGCTGCCGGTCACTTCCTTGAGAATGGACGCCCGGCGGAGCCCGGGCCGCAGGGCCGCGCTCAGCAGGAAGTAATCGATGCGCCACCCCACGTTCCGGGCCCGCACTCCCGGCATCTGGCTCCACCAGGTGTAATGCCCGCCCCCTTTCTCGAGTTCCCGAAAAGTGTCCACAAATCCCGCCTGCACAAACGCGTCAAAGCCCGCCCTTTCTTCGGGCGTAAAACCGTGATTCTTCACGTTTGCCTTGGGGTTCGCCAAATCCAGCTCGGTATGGGCCACATTCAAATCCCCGCACCACACCACCGGCTTCTTTTTCTCAAGTTTTTTGAGAAATCTCAAAAAATCCCGATCCCAAATCTGGCGGTAAGCGAGCCTCGTCAGCTCCCGCTTCGAGTTCGGCACATAGACGTTGACCAGAATGAAATCATCGAACTCCGCCGTCAAAACACGGCCCTCGCGATCGTGCTCGGAAATCCCCATGCCCCGGGTCACGCGCAAGGGCCGGGCGCGGGTGAAAATCGCGGTCCCGGAATAACCTTTCTTTTCCGCCGTATTCCAATAAGTTAGGTATTCTGAAGTCCACAACGGTTCCACGTCGTCCGGTGCGCACTTGGTTTCCTGGAGGCAGAGCACGTCCGGACGTTCCGCGTCCAAAAACTCGAGGAAGTTCTTCCGCAACACCGCCCGCAGGCCATTGACGTTCCAGGAGAGGAGTTTCACGGCGAGGAACCCGCAAGCACGGCCCTGAGGGGGGCTTCCACGTCGTCGTGACGAGATAGGAACAAGCCCTCCCTCAGCGCGGGTTGCAGGCGCCCCGCCTGCCATCGCCTCAATCGATAAAGCGTCGCATAGGCGAAATCGGGCGGCGCCGCGCCCTGTTTCCCCACCAGTTCTCCTCCGCGCCGCACGTTGTCGATCATCCAGGCGGCCGTGCGCAAGTGGTAAGGATTGCGCCGCACTTCGCCCTCGTGAAAAGAAAGTGCGCTCAGCAGAACCCCCAAGTCCCCGGGCGAAACCTCGAGCATCACGTTCGGCGTGTCCATGGCGCCCCAGAATTCCGTTTCGATGACGGCGCAAGAAAAGGTGTCCTCCATCCGTTGCAAGGCATCCATCAGGAGAAAATGCACCCCGACATGGGTCGTGTTCCGATCGGTTTCATGGGGGAACAACACCGCGCTTGGACCATACCTCTTCAACACCGCCAGGATTTCCGAAACGGCGGCATTCCAGTGGGCCGGGTTCCCCGCCCGGTTGCCCAGATGCAAACCCTCCAAGCCGGACGATCCCAGCGTGGCAAGCTCGAACCCCGCGTAGCGACAGCATGCCCTCAACTCCTCCAACCGGGCGGCTTGGCGGTCTTTGCGGCTCCCTTGGGTCACCGCCACGTTCACCACCCGCCAACCCCGCTCGCGGGCGAGCCGAAACGGCCAGGCCCCGATGATCACTTCGTCGTCCGGATGCGGCGAAAAGATCAAGACCACCGGAGCCCCTTCCGCCGGAGCGGAATAGTCCGGGAAAGGCAGGTTTCCGAGCGGAAAGTCTCGTCCGGATTCCAGCAACGCGGCGAAATCGCGGGCCAGTTGTGGATAAGGATTGAGTGGGGGCATGATGGGGACGAGAGGTTACAACGAAGCCGGCAGGCTGGCGGCGGCCATGGCTTGCCCGTGGCGTTTCTGTTTTTCGTCGGGCATATGGAGCCGCGCGCCGATTTCAGGAAACTCCAACGCGAGCACACGTCGAGCTTGTTCCAACAACAAGTCGCCGCCAACCCCGGTGGTAACCCGCCCGAGAAGCAGCAAGTGATCAAAGTCGTAAAACTCGCGATACTGGGCCGCGGCGTAACCCAAACACACTCCAAGGGTCCGATAGATCCGCGCGGCGCGTTCGTCGCCTTCCTTCATGGCCGTCTGGACCGCGAGAAGTCGATCCGGCAGCGCCCACTCTGACGAAATCGGCAGTCCCGACGCCGGAATCAACCTCGCCACGGCTTGTTGGGAAAAAAACTGCACCCCGCAGCCGCGATCGCCGGACCACTCGTCGAACGGAGCATCGTTTCGAACATCCACCGGGGCGAACGCCAACTCATTCAACCAAGGCGTGATGTTTCCTTCCCGGCTCACAAAACCCGCGGCCAGACTCGAGCCCATGGCGATGCCCAGCACGGCCGGGGATTCCAAACTCATCGAGCCCGCCAGCGCCGTCACTTCGCCATCATTGACGACCTCGAAAGGAACATCGCCCCAGGACTTTTGGATTTCCCGGAAAAGGAGTCGCACCCGGGTTTCAAAGAGCGCGTCAGGCACGCCGCGAAAAAGAGAAGCCACGCGCACCTCGTTCCCGACAATCACTCCGGCAGAACTTCCGCCGATCGTATCCACGCGAGGCAAATGCGAGGCGGCGGCACGCAACGCCGCCTGAATCTGTTCGAAATGCCATTGCGGATCCTGCTGGGGCCGCGGATCCCATCGAAACTCGTCGCTGTACAGCACCGTGCCGTCACGCACGGCCGCGACCTTGATGTCACTGGCCCCCAGGTCGAATCCGACGCGGCATCCCTGCCAATGACCTCCCAAGCGCTGGGTTCGCTCGGACTCGGCGGGTAGATCCCCAAGCTCGACCGCGCGAACTTCAAAAGGCCGGGCGTAGATCTTTTCCCCCATCAGGGCCGCGTCGAAACCGCCGGTCGGGGTGTCTCGATAGTAAGCTCGCAACTGTTCCCCGATGAAGGAGGACCCTGCGACCCAGATTCTCCACCCCCCTCGTGCCCAGAGCAAAAACTTCAGGGTCCGTTCAGCGAGGCGGAAGTTGCCCGCGCTCGACGGATGGTCGCCTGGAAAAAGCGAGATCTGGCATCGCGTCACCGACTCGGGTGAACGCTCGACGGCCAGATCCAGGGTGACCGAGCGGCCGGTGGCGCGGGCCGCCTCTTGAAATTGGCGGCTCGCCAGCACCATCGGTCTGAATCCCGGATCCAACTCCGGGGTAACGCGTGGCAGGACCTCGGACTCGGCCTTCATGGATGGATCAACTGCATGAGCTTTTGGAATCGTTCACAACCAGCGACTTCCGCCACCGTCGTTTGACACGCGCGAGAGAATTTGTGACCCTCACGCGCGGATCAAGTTCAATCGAAAGAACCTGTGGACATCAATCGAGCCGTCATCACCGCGGCGGGCCGGGAACAACGCTCGCTCCCGCTGCAAACCCTCGTGGATCAGGACGGCACCACGAAAGCGGCTCTGCAAATCGTTCTCGAAGAAGCGATCGAGGCGGGCATCCATGAAATTGCCGTGGTCGTCCAAGAAGGCGATCAACCCGCCTACACCGCCGCGGCGGGACCCCACGCCTCCCGGATTGCATTTGTGGTGCAAAAGGAGCAGCGAGGCTATGGGCATGCGATCCATTGCGCCAAGTCGTTCTGCGGGGACCAGCCCTTCTTGCTCCTGGTCGGTGACCACCTTTACGTTTCGCGCTCGCAGCGTCGGTGCTCGCAACAATTGCTCCAACTGGCGAAAACGCAACATTGCTCCATCTCAGCCGTCAATCCCACCCACGAGAGCAAGCTCCCTTACTACGGGGCGGTCGGAGGGCGGCTCGTGCCCAACAGCAAGGAACTCTACGAAGTCTCGACCGTGGCCGAGAAGCCCACGCCCACCGAGGCCGAGCAGCGACTCATGGTGCCGGGGTTGCGAGCGGGTTATTATCTTTGTTTCTTCGGCATGCACGTGCTCACGCCCATGGTGCATGAGCTGATTGAGGAGCAAATCGCCGCCTCCCCTCAGGGCTTCGCGCACCTCAGCCCTGCCCTGGATCAATTGGCGGCGCGCGAACGCTATCTCGCCGCCGTCATTCAGGGCCATCGCGTGGACGTGGGACGCCGATTCGGCCTGTTGACTGCTCAACTGGCGCTGGGACTCGCGGGTCCTTACCACGTTGAAGTCCTGGCCGCCATGCTCGACGCCACCGGGCGCCGACTGCAAGACCACTGGACCGAGGGCCGCTGATCCGCTCCCGATTTCCATGATCGATCTCATCCGGATCATCGAATCTTCCGAAGATTCCCTCCGGAATACCGCCGTGGATCCCTTGGCGGACGCAGGTTCATCCGTGCAACTGCTCGACCAGTGCCGGCAACTGGACCAATTCCGGCGCAAGAGCGGGAATCTTTACCATCGTGTTCGAGCCCTGCTGTTCCTCTACACGATCCATCGCTACCACCTTCCCTCGCGTCCAGAGATCCAAACCGTTGGCAAGATCCCTTTCCGCGGTTATCAATTGTTGCTGGAGCGCCGCTTCGCGGAAGCCATCGATCATTTCCTCAGCTGCGCCAACCGCCAAGGCTGGAGCGACGGCATCTGTTCCGCACTCGCCGCCGCCTACCATCGCCTCGCCTTTCAGACCCTCGCCGATCAAGTCCGCCGCAGCGTGCGCTCCGTCCTCGGCAATCAATGGATGTTCCGCATGGGACACCCCCAGGATCAGCCCCTGCGAATCCGGGCGGAATTGAGGGAGCCCGGCGAGGACGGCACCTACCCACTCCTCTCGGAATCCACGCCGGTCCGCATGGACCTCTCCCATTCGGCCTGGAGCGACATTTTTTTCCTCGGCATGGATTTTCCCGAGGGTGCCCGAGTCTTGAACGCGTCCGTGGACCTCGGTGTGCACGGGCGCGACGCGCATCCCTTGCCTCCCTTATCCGCCGCGTTCAGAACCATCGACGAGCCGGTGCTCAGATTGACCTCCTGCGATCTGGGCGTCACCGACGACCTGCGTTCCCTCGCGGAGGTCTTCGATTTCGGCAAGGACCACCTCGGTTTGCTGAAGGCCGCGGTCATTGCCGCCGGCATCGTTCCCCCCGGGTTGGAGGGAAGCGGACAGCAGCTTTCGGATTTGCTGGCCGGCATGGCCGGACGCGGCAAAGGCATCGAGGTGGTCTCGCAGGTGCGCGATATTCCCAAGGGCTCCCGTTTAGCGGTTTCGACGAATCTCCTGGGCTCCCTCATCTCCGTCTGCATGCGCGCCACGGGACAAACCCGCGCCTTGGAAGGCCCTTTGGAAGAACCTGAGCGACGGGTGGTTCTGGCGCGCGCGCTCCTGGGAGAATGGCTCGGGGGTTCCGGCGGGGGCTGGCAGGATTCCGGCGGCATTTGGCCGGGAATCAAGTTGATCGAGGGAGCTCCCGCCGCCAGAAACGACCCCGAATTCGGCATCAGCCAGGGCCGGCTCATGCCGACCCACCGGGTGCTCGATCGCCACGAAGTTTCCAACGCCGCCCGCGCCGGCCTGCAAGAATCTCTCATCCTGGTTCACGGCGGCATGGCCCAAAATGTCGGCCCCATCCTCGAGATGGTGACGGAAAAATATTTGCTCCGCTCTCCTCGCGAATGGGCCGGCCGCCTCCAAGCACTCGACCTGCTGAAGGAGATCCTGAACGCATGCCGCCAGGGCGACCTGAAAGCGCTCGGCCGCGCCACCACCGCCAACTTCAAGGGACCCATTCAGTCCATCATTCCCTGGGCCACGAACGCCTACACCGAAAGCATCATCGCGGGCGCTCAAGAATCGTTTGGGGAAGACTTCTGGGGATTCTGCATGCTGGGAGGCATGTCCGGAGGAGGCATGGGATTTTTCGTCGCGCCCCATCGCCAGCAGGAAGCCAAGTCAAAGCTGCTCGACCTCATGCAAACGGCCCGCCACCATTTCCGGGCCGCTCTTCCCTTCGCCATGGAGCCCGTGGTCTTCGATTATGCGGTCAATGAGACGGGCACGACGGCAAGACTGCTGACCGGGAACAAGTCTCTTCTTCCCCTGGGTTACTACGCCGTGCGCTTGCCCAAACTGCTCCGCCAAGACCAAGCTGCCCTGCCCCGAACCCAACGGATGGAACTGGACAAACTGGGTGCGACCGCGCGCACGCGGCCCGAAATGGCCGGCCTCGTCCAGTCCCTGTTCGATTCCCTCATTCCCCGCGGAAACCAGGAGTCCGGATCCGAGGACAACCTTGCCGAATCCCTTGGCCGCAACGGATTTGATCCTGAGCAGCACGAGATGATCCGCAAGCAACTCAAGGAGGGCCTGATCGGGCTCGCTCAGAATCGTCTGCGCGCGGACACCGAAATCGTGGATGTGGAAGCGCCTGATGTTTCCCAGGCCGAATCTCTCGACCTTACCCACAGCTCCAGCCCGACGGGGCGAACGCTCGCCAGCCGTGGCTGGGACTCCCTGGCCCGGGGGGAGGTCGCCATCGTCAGCCTGGCCGCCGGAGCCGGCTCTCGTTGGACGCAGGGAGCGGGCATTTGCAAAGCCTTGCATCCGTTTTGCAAGCTCGGCGGAAAGCATCGAACCTTCCTGGACGTTCATCTGGCGAAGAGCCGCCGCTTGAGCCGGCTGTCCGGCGCGAATCTTCCGCATGTATTCACCACGAGTTACTTGACGCATGAACCCATTGAGTCCTATTTCGCGAGCCGCCTGACCGAAGCGGACCGGGACCGTGTTCTCCTCTCACCCGGACGGAGCGTGGGCCAGCGATTCGTGCCCACCGAGCGGGACCTGCACTTTCTGTGGGAAGAAACGGCCCAGCAGATCCTTGACGAACAGCAGCAAAAAGTCCGCGAAAGCGTGCGGGCAGCGCTGGTGAATTGGGCCAAGTCACGCGGGGAAGCCAGCGATTACACCGAAAATGTGCCCCTCCAGTGCATGCACCCCGTGGGCCATTTCTTTGAAATGCCGAACTTGTTCCGTAACGGGGTGCTCGCGAAACTTTTGCAGCGTCATCCCGCCCTCCGCTGCCTGCTCCTTCACAACATCGACACCACCGGAGTGAACGCGGATCCGCGTCTCCTCGAAGAGCATCTGGCACAGGGCGCCTGCCTTACCTTCGAAGTCATCGCCCGGAGGCTGGAAGATCGGGGCGGAGGCCTGGCGAAAGTGAACGGACGCACCCGCATCCTCGAGGGCTTGGCGCTCCCGCGGGAAGAGGACGAGTTCGAGCTTAGCTATTACAATTCCATGAGCACGTGGATCGACCTGGACCGTTTGCTGGAAGTTTTTTCCCTCGATCGCGGGGTCATCCTGGAGGCCGGTCGGGGCCACAAGACGGCTCAGGACAAGATCGTGACTTCCATCCGTGAAGTCGCCGCGAAATTGCCCACCTACGTGGCAATCAAGGAAGTCAAACGTCGGTGGGGACATGGCCAGGAAGATATTTTCCCCGTGGCGCAGTTCGAAAAACTTTGGAGCGATCTGACCATGCTGCCGGAAGTGTCCTGCCGCTACATCGTGGTTCCGAGAAGTCGAGGCCAGCAGCTTAAAGACCAAGCCCAACTCGATGGCTGGCTCAGGGATGGCAGCGCGGCCTACGTCGAATCCCTTTGCGACTGGGATTGACCCCGGCCGAGTGCCGGATTCGACCATCGCCCCGCATCGCGCAGCGTCGAGCTGCGCAAAAGCACGAACGGCAAAGGCCTGCCGAAATCTGAGGTGGATCCGCAGGGGGATCCATCGAAACTTGAGCAAAGGCTTCGAATCTCAGATCTTGCGAGAGACCGATGCGGAGGTTGGTGGTCTCAAGGTGACCCGGCGGTATCGTCGCTGCGCTTCTCAACCACCGACTCCAAGCTGGCAAGCCTCGGGCTTGCGACTGAGCCGCTTCACGTCACTCTGATCTCACATCCCTTCTGCATCCGTCCCGCATCCCCCGCTTGGGGTCAGCATGTCTGAGTTTATGGAGCCCGGAGCAGTTTGGTAGCGCGTACGGGAATCGCACCCGTCTTTCAGCCTTGAGAGGGCCGTGTCCTAACTGATAGACGAACGCGCCGCCCGAGAGCATCGAATTTTACGGAGCCCCCCCCGGCTGTCAATGCACCAATGCAACTCCTGACCTTCCGACGCCTCTGTGCGAGCGCCAGAAATGCGGATTGCCATGGATGGATCACGGTCGTCGAAGCCGGTAAAACCACGAGCCGTCACTAGGCTCAGACAACCTGACCTCGAAGCGGAGGGAAAGGCAGGAGCGAGGGTGTGATCCTGATCTTGATTCGTGACCGGGATTCCGTGCCTCAGTGTCTCTGTGCCTCCGTGAGAACCATCGCAACCGGCGCGCGAGCTTCAGCCCGCTTCGACGTGGAACAACACCAAGCACGGGGTATGACCCGGCATTCTCGATCTTCCACGCTGAAGCGGCGTGAACGCCGCGGTCCGAGCCGCAATGGGTCAGTGCCGAGCGACTGGGAAAGCAAGGGATCTCACGGAGACCGAAAAACATGGATGCGGAATCCGTGATCTCATGCGTGGAGAAGTTCTTCCTTCATCTTTCGT
This window contains:
- a CDS encoding UTP--glucose-1-phosphate uridylyltransferase — encoded protein: MIDLIRIIESSEDSLRNTAVDPLADAGSSVQLLDQCRQLDQFRRKSGNLYHRVRALLFLYTIHRYHLPSRPEIQTVGKIPFRGYQLLLERRFAEAIDHFLSCANRQGWSDGICSALAAAYHRLAFQTLADQVRRSVRSVLGNQWMFRMGHPQDQPLRIRAELREPGEDGTYPLLSESTPVRMDLSHSAWSDIFFLGMDFPEGARVLNASVDLGVHGRDAHPLPPLSAAFRTIDEPVLRLTSCDLGVTDDLRSLAEVFDFGKDHLGLLKAAVIAAGIVPPGLEGSGQQLSDLLAGMAGRGKGIEVVSQVRDIPKGSRLAVSTNLLGSLISVCMRATGQTRALEGPLEEPERRVVLARALLGEWLGGSGGGWQDSGGIWPGIKLIEGAPAARNDPEFGISQGRLMPTHRVLDRHEVSNAARAGLQESLILVHGGMAQNVGPILEMVTEKYLLRSPREWAGRLQALDLLKEILNACRQGDLKALGRATTANFKGPIQSIIPWATNAYTESIIAGAQESFGEDFWGFCMLGGMSGGGMGFFVAPHRQQEAKSKLLDLMQTARHHFRAALPFAMEPVVFDYAVNETGTTARLLTGNKSLLPLGYYAVRLPKLLRQDQAALPRTQRMELDKLGATARTRPEMAGLVQSLFDSLIPRGNQESGSEDNLAESLGRNGFDPEQHEMIRKQLKEGLIGLAQNRLRADTEIVDVEAPDVSQAESLDLTHSSSPTGRTLASRGWDSLARGEVAIVSLAAGAGSRWTQGAGICKALHPFCKLGGKHRTFLDVHLAKSRRLSRLSGANLPHVFTTSYLTHEPIESYFASRLTEADRDRVLLSPGRSVGQRFVPTERDLHFLWEETAQQILDEQQQKVRESVRAALVNWAKSRGEASDYTENVPLQCMHPVGHFFEMPNLFRNGVLAKLLQRHPALRCLLLHNIDTTGVNADPRLLEEHLAQGACLTFEVIARRLEDRGGGLAKVNGRTRILEGLALPREEDEFELSYYNSMSTWIDLDRLLEVFSLDRGVILEAGRGHKTAQDKIVTSIREVAAKLPTYVAIKEVKRRWGHGQEDIFPVAQFEKLWSDLTMLPEVSCRYIVVPRSRGQQLKDQAQLDGWLRDGSAAYVESLCDWD